Proteins encoded in a region of the Sander lucioperca isolate FBNREF2018 chromosome 18, SLUC_FBN_1.2, whole genome shotgun sequence genome:
- the ccdc28b gene encoding coiled-coil domain-containing protein 28B — MEDKRKKRSPKVSLPQPPPPPINPRKLTVLPASKSATFSLGLPQPPSPKNRGKYKRSIGAPGQPKEVFTVVVPPPKTTRPHKEKPRAPQPAGPSKVVQSSPLQHSFLTDVSDVREMEGGLLNLLNDFHSGKLQAFGKVCSFEQLEHVREMQEKLARLHFSLDSHVEELSEDQRKCASDHNLEHLLCNLEELSTSIQKLHLAENQDLPKTSGP; from the exons atggaagaCAAACGCAAGAAGCGGAGCCCAAAGGTGTCTCTTCCCCAGCCACCTCCTCCCCCAATCAACCCCCGCAAACTCACCGTCCTGCCTGCCAGCAAAAGTGCCACCTTCTCTCTCGGCCTGCCACAGCCCCCCTCCCCCAAGAACAGAGGCAAGTACAAGAGATCTATAGGAGCGCCAGGACAGCCCAAAGAGGTGTTTACAGTTGTCGTACCTCCACCAAAGACCACCAG gCCCCACAAGGAGAAGCCCAGGGCCCCCCAGCCTGCAGGGCCCAGTAAAGTAGTCCAGTCTTCCCCCCTGCAGCACTCCTTTCTCACAGATGTCTCAGAcgtgagagagatggagggaggccTCCTCAATCTTCTCAACGACTTCCACTCAGGCAAACTACAGGCTTTTG GTAAGGTGTGCTCCTTTGAGCAACTGGAGCATGTGCGTGAGATGCAGGAGAAGTTGGCACGACTGCACTTTAGCCTCGACAGCCACGTGGAGGAACTTTCAGAGGACCAGAGGAAGTGTGCCTCCGACCACAACCTGGAGCACCTGCTCTGTAAC CTGGAGGAGCTCAGCACCTCAAT ACAAAAGCTCCACTTGGCTGAGAACCAGGACCTGCCCAAGACATCTGGTCCCTGA